In Saccharothrix violaceirubra, the following are encoded in one genomic region:
- a CDS encoding DUF397 domain-containing protein, whose amino-acid sequence MIKPEWRKSSRSTNTDSCVEVRNDLAAVRDSKNPSGPQLEFTPRSLKAFVAAVRR is encoded by the coding sequence ATGATCAAACCCGAATGGCGAAAATCAAGTCGCAGCACCAACACGGACTCCTGCGTCGAGGTCCGCAACGATCTCGCTGCCGTCAGGGACAGCAAGAACCCGAGCGGACCGCAGTTGGAGTTCACGCCACGATCACTGAAGGCGTTCGTGGCGGCAGTACGCCGCTGA